One segment of Caldalkalibacillus thermarum DNA contains the following:
- the bshC gene encoding bacillithiol biosynthesis cysteine-adding enzyme BshC, which yields MELKIKEYDLPQINTFATDYVNQQVQALQFFHYDPFDKDSYKRRWRELRERTFARGPLAEVIRAQMARWTLSPAQEEQLQRLQQEESVVVLGGQQAGLLTGPMYTLYKAVTILKVARTQEEQLGVPVVPVFWIAGEDHDFQEINHVFVPKAKGAGMEKLSLSDPHGQVRQSIDHRPFPRREILSWLENVFEQWPQTEFTEEVRQLVLDTLHKADTYTAFFAGLMHQLFTQYGLLLVNSADPALRRLESSVFETILTHYDLIDGHVRQQIKRMEEQGYTPQITLGEHPALLFIYENKERLLLEKKGAQFQTKNGQSVYSEAELLDLAKNEPWQFSNNVITRPFMQESLFPTLTFVAGPGEIAYWALYGTYFEAFNMRLPVIMPRLNLTLVEPNICHLLEKHNIDIQTVFGSFEAFREQWLAEQDELGLEQSFSQVKQEVVRLYQPLLEKVCRINKGMEQLGRKNLDKVLEQVDYFHKRAMAAFKTQHEAAIRHFDKVEQALYPEGRLQERVYYPFHFFNKHGFQLLEVLMQQSFCFNGKHKLVYLHVE from the coding sequence ATGGAATTGAAAATAAAGGAATATGACCTGCCACAGATTAATACCTTTGCTACAGACTATGTCAATCAACAGGTGCAAGCACTGCAATTTTTCCACTATGACCCTTTTGACAAAGACAGTTATAAGCGCCGCTGGCGGGAGCTTCGCGAACGAACCTTTGCTCGCGGGCCTTTGGCTGAGGTGATCCGTGCCCAAATGGCGCGCTGGACACTTTCGCCTGCTCAAGAAGAACAGCTTCAACGTTTGCAGCAAGAGGAAAGTGTAGTCGTGCTCGGTGGGCAGCAAGCCGGGCTGTTGACAGGCCCGATGTATACGCTCTATAAAGCGGTGACCATATTAAAAGTGGCCCGAACCCAAGAAGAGCAATTAGGGGTCCCTGTGGTCCCGGTTTTCTGGATTGCAGGGGAAGATCATGACTTTCAGGAAATTAACCATGTTTTTGTGCCCAAGGCAAAGGGGGCTGGCATGGAGAAGCTGTCCTTGTCTGATCCACATGGGCAGGTGAGACAGTCTATTGACCACCGTCCCTTCCCCCGCCGCGAGATTTTGTCCTGGCTGGAAAATGTATTTGAGCAATGGCCCCAAACCGAGTTTACTGAAGAGGTCCGTCAGTTGGTCTTGGACACATTACATAAAGCGGACACTTACACCGCTTTTTTTGCGGGACTGATGCACCAGCTGTTTACACAGTACGGGCTGTTGCTGGTTAATTCTGCGGATCCGGCTTTGCGCCGGCTTGAATCTTCCGTGTTTGAGACGATTTTGACTCATTATGATCTGATTGACGGCCATGTGCGCCAGCAGATAAAGCGTATGGAAGAGCAGGGCTACACACCGCAGATCACCTTGGGTGAACATCCGGCTCTCTTGTTTATTTACGAGAATAAAGAACGTCTCTTGCTGGAGAAGAAGGGAGCCCAATTCCAGACTAAAAATGGCCAATCTGTTTATTCCGAGGCAGAGTTATTGGACTTGGCGAAAAATGAACCGTGGCAGTTTAGCAACAATGTCATTACCCGGCCCTTCATGCAGGAGTCGTTGTTTCCCACCTTGACCTTTGTGGCCGGACCGGGTGAGATTGCCTATTGGGCTTTGTATGGAACCTACTTTGAAGCGTTTAATATGAGGTTGCCTGTGATTATGCCCCGTTTAAATCTGACCCTGGTTGAGCCCAACATTTGTCATCTTCTCGAAAAGCACAATATTGACATACAAACGGTATTCGGATCATTTGAGGCGTTCCGGGAACAGTGGTTAGCTGAACAGGATGAACTTGGCCTGGAACAAAGCTTTTCGCAAGTTAAACAAGAGGTGGTGCGCCTGTACCAACCTTTACTTGAAAAAGTATGCCGGATCAATAAAGGAATGGAACAGCTCGGGCGCAAAAATCTTGACAAAGTGCTGGAACAGGTTGATTATTTTCACAAACGGGCCATGGCTGCCTTTAAAACCCAGCATGAGGCTGCGATCAGGCATTTTGACAAAGTGGAGCAGGCCCTGTATCCAGAGGGACGTTTGCAAGAGCGTGTTTATTATCCTTTTCATTTCTTCAATAAGCATGGGTTTCAGTTGTTGGAAGTATTGATGCAGCAATCATTTTGCTTTAACGGAAAACATAAGTTAGTATATTTACATGTGGAGTAA